One Blastopirellula marina genomic window carries:
- a CDS encoding LON peptidase substrate-binding domain-containing protein, with the protein AKTEFAQMFEQPSLGANPSLDVLSDAVAYALPWPLLMKQQLLAETNPIRRGELLISWLSQSTNDAQEFGRPTFPLRASVN; encoded by the coding sequence CGCCAAGACCGAGTTCGCACAAATGTTTGAGCAGCCGTCCTTGGGCGCCAATCCTTCTCTGGACGTCTTGAGCGACGCCGTCGCCTACGCCCTCCCTTGGCCGCTGCTGATGAAACAGCAGTTACTGGCCGAAACCAACCCGATCCGGCGGGGCGAATTGCTGATCAGTTGGCTCTCGCAATCGACCAACGACGCACAAGAGTTCGGTCGGCCGACCTTTCCGCTGCGGGCCAGCGTCAACTGA